A single window of Carassius auratus strain Wakin chromosome 9, ASM336829v1, whole genome shotgun sequence DNA harbors:
- the tmprss3a gene encoding transmembrane protease serine 3: protein MANPEELESAAGVDAGADINGGSIIPCRETTQADGQGTTEQIYPEKIEVVSVTENDIPSVDTPTLHNTSPLDSSSASPAPDDSTVKPTKDPLTETPSAQPSLSMPVTKVQPFVTEDKTLRGRWFARRMEILIGACVLLILTIVLGIGLGVGLSCTGKFRCASGCVSMSAQCDGHFDCAHGEDELSCVRLSGKSSVLQVLIEGTWRTVCAENWDSELSLSACKQLGYLRYVESKALPLSSIEQDFQSNLVSISMNNTNVQQAIKIHNITSFSKTQCSLGMITSLKCIACGSRPKLNARIVGGNLSVEGQFPWQVSLHFQNEHLCGGSIISSRWIVTAAHCVYGFAYPVLWNVYVGLIDQPVNTVQSLAVEKIIYHSRYRPKGLDHDIALMKLVQPLSFNGFVEPICLPNFGEEFEDGKMCWISGWGATDDGGEGSVSLLSARVPLISTKACSQPEVYQGYISPGMICAGYLDGGTDSCQGDSGGPLACEDSFTWKLVGATSWGEGCAEKNKPGVYTRITQSLTWIHLQMEREEILHPSATSSDY, encoded by the exons ATGGCTAATCCAGAGGAGCTGGAGTCTGCAGCAGGTGTAGATGCTGGGGCTGATATAAATGGAGGATCTATTATTCCCTGTAGAGAAACAACACAAGCAGATGGTCAG GGTACAACCGAACAGATATATCCTGAGAAAATAGAGGTGGTCTCTGTAACTGAGAATGACATTCCTTCTGTGGATACCCCAACCCTGCACAATACCAGTCCGCTGGACAGTTCAAGTGCCAGTCCTGCACCAGATGACAGCACCGTCAAACCAACCAAAGACCCCCTCACAGAAACCCCTTCAGCCCAGCCCAGCCTTTCAATGCCAGTTACCAAAGTACAGCCTTTTGTTACAG AGGATAAGACACTTAGGGGGAGATGGTTTGCACGCAGGATGGAGATACTTATTGGGGCCTGTGTCCTGCTCATCCTCACTATTGTGCTTGGAATTGGATTGGGCG TTGGGTTAAGCTGTACAGGGAAGTTTCGATGTGCCTCTGGGTGCGTAAGCATGTCTGCACAGTGTGATGGGCACTTTGATTGTGCACACGGAGAAGATGAGCTGAGCTGTG TGCGTCTGAGTGGAAAGAGCTCTGTACTTCAGGTGCTCATTGAAGGCACCTGGAGGACTGTTTGTGCAGAGAACTGGGACTCTGAGCTTTCTCTCTCCGCTTGCAAACAGCTCGGATATCTGAG ATATGTGGAGTCAAAAGCTCTTCCTCTGTCCTCTATTGAGCAGGACTTCCAAAGTAACCTGGTGTCAATAAGTATGAACAACACAAATGTCCAGCAGGCCATCAAGATACACAATATCACCAGTTTCAG TAAAACCCAGTGCAGTCTGGGGATGATAACATCACTTAAGTGCATAG CTTGTGGTTCCAGACCTAAGTTGAATGCTCGTATAGTAGGCGGTAACCTTTCGGTTGAGGGTCAGTTCCCCTGGCAGGTGAGCCTGCACTTTCAGAACGAGCACCTGTGTGGAGGCTCCATTATATCATCTCGCTGGATAGTGACTGCTGCACACTGTGTATACGG GTTTGCATACCCTGTGCTGTGGAACGTCTATGTGGGTTTGATTGACCAACCGGTCAATACAGTGCAGTCTCTCGCAGTGGAGAAGATAATTTATCACAGTCGCTACAGACCTAAGGGCTTGGACCATGATATAGCTCTGATGAAACTGGTGCAGCCCCTCAGCTTCAATG gttttgtgGAGCCTATTTGTCTGCCGAACTTTGGGGAGGAGTTTGAGGATGGTAAAATGTGCTGGATCTCAGGATGGGGTGCCACAGATGATGGAG GTGAAGGGAGTGTTTCGCTGCTTTCAGCAAGAGTGCCCCTGATCTCTACAAAAGCCTGCAGTCAGCCAGAAGTTTACCAAGGTTATATATCACCAGGCATGATCTGCGCAGGATACTTAGATGGGGGAACAGACTCCTGCCAG GGTGACAGTGGTGGTCCATTAGCTTGTGAGGATTCCTTCACCTGGAAATTGGTGGGAGCCACGAGCTGGGGGGAAGGCTGTGCAGAAAAGAACAAACCTGGGGTTTACACGCGTATCACACAGTCCCTCACCTGGATACATCTGCAGATGGAG AGAGAAGAAATACTTCATCCCTCTGCTACCAGCTCTGATTATTGA
- the pknox1.1 gene encoding homeobox protein PKNOX1.1 isoform X1, with protein MDAQSVSIDKYQEGDQQMQIMDQSENDLEQGFANGSTGSSSSPASTEPQTQMDVYKACIYRHPLFPLLALLFEKCEQSTQGSDCVTSASFNVDIENFVRSQEKDGKAFFSEDPDLDNLMVKAIQVLRIHLLELEKVSDLCKDFCSRYITCLKTKMNSETLLSGEAGSPYSPGHDHLSNPFSSALSPQGVVASSHGLQQGSVTVTTVNPSQMVAGNAVYQPVTVVTPQGQVVTQAISPGTIHIQNSQLQLQLNQDLSFFGGDDNSPKNKRGVLPKQATSVMRSWLFQHIAHPYPTEEEKKQIATQTNLTLLQVNNWFINARRRILQPMLDVNSEMAKSKKKTAPSRPLHRFWSDSIASSGTQQQLIMPDGSMVTVGMNVDGFQALSSDGATLSMQQVMMGNHSEDESEESGNEDEADLSSANMPGLDLDISD; from the exons ATGGATGCACAGTCTGTGTCCATAGACAAATATCAAGAGGGAGACCAGCAG ATGCAGATCATGGATCAGTCAGAGAATGACCTTGAACAGGGTTTTGCCAATGGAAGCACAGGAAGCTCCAGTAGCCCGGCGTCCACTGAACCACAAACACAAATGGATGTCTACAAAGCCTGTATATACAG ACATCCCCTCTTCCCTCTCTTGGCCCTGCTGTTTGAGAAGTGTGAGCAGTCCACTCAGGGCTCTGACTGCGTGACGTCTGCCAGTTTTAATGTTGACATTGAAAACTTTGTACGCAGTCAGGAGAAAGACGGCAAAGCCTTCTTTAGTGAAGACCCAGACCTTGACAACTTG ATGGTTAAGGCCATCCAGGTGCTGAGGATTCATCTGTTAGAGCTAGAGAAAGTGAGTGACCTGTGCAAGGACTTCTGCAGCCGTTACATTACCTGCCTCAAGACCAAGATGAACAGTGAGACCCTACTTAGTGGAGAGGCAGGCAGCCCGTACTCTCCAGGCCACGACCAC CTGTCCAACCCTTTCTCAAGTGCCCTCAGCCCCCAGGGTGTTGTGGCGTCCTCACATGGTCTTCAACAAGGCAGTGTTACAGTGACAACAGTCAATCCATCACAAATGGTCGCAG GTAATGCAGTATATCAGCCGGTGACAGTAGTCACACCACAGGGACAAGTGGTGACACAAGCCATCTCACCTGGAACCATACACATCCAGAACTCACAG CTCCAGCTTCAGCTCAACCAGGACTTAAGTTTCTTTGGGGGAGATGATAACTCACCTAAAAACAAGCGTGGTGTTCTCCCCAAACAGGCTACCAGTGTCATGCGCTCCTGGCTCTTCCAGCACATTGCG CATCCTTATCCCACTGAGGAAGAGAAAAAGCAGATTGCAACTCAAACAAACCTGACTTTACTCCAGGTCAACAACTG GTTTATTAATGCTCGAAGACGGATCTTGCAGCCAATGCTGGATGTCAACTCAGAGATGGCCAAAAGCAAGAAGAAGACCGCTCCGAGCCGCCCGCTACACCGCTTCTGGTCTGATTCCATCGCCTCGTCTGGAACCCAGCAGCAGCTCATAATGCCAGACG GTAGTATGGTTACAGTGGGGATGAACGTCGATGGCTTCCAGGCGCTTTCATCAGATGGAGCAACTCTCTCCATGCAGCAAGTCATGATGGGAAATCACAGCGAGGATGAATCAGAGGAAAGCGGCAATGAAGATGAGGCTGATTTGTCATCTGCTAACATGCCCGGGTTGGATTTAGATATTAGCGACTAA
- the pknox1.1 gene encoding homeobox protein PKNOX1.1 isoform X3: MQIMDQSENDLEQGFANGSTGSSSSPASTEPQTQMDVYKACIYRHPLFPLLALLFEKCEQSTQGSDCVTSASFNVDIENFVRSQEKDGKAFFSEDPDLDNLMVKAIQVLRIHLLELEKVSDLCKDFCSRYITCLKTKMNSETLLSGEAGSPYSPGHDHLSNPFSSALSPQGVVASSHGLQQGSVTVTTVNPSQMVAGNAVYQPVTVVTPQGQVVTQAISPGTIHIQNSQLQLQLNQDLSFFGGDDNSPKNKRGVLPKQATSVMRSWLFQHIAHPYPTEEEKKQIATQTNLTLLQVNNWFINARRRILQPMLDVNSEMAKSKKKTAPSRPLHRFWSDSIASSGTQQQLIMPDGSMVTVGMNVDGFQALSSDGATLSMQQVMMGNHSEDESEESGNEDEADLSSANMPGLDLDISD; this comes from the exons ATGCAGATCATGGATCAGTCAGAGAATGACCTTGAACAGGGTTTTGCCAATGGAAGCACAGGAAGCTCCAGTAGCCCGGCGTCCACTGAACCACAAACACAAATGGATGTCTACAAAGCCTGTATATACAG ACATCCCCTCTTCCCTCTCTTGGCCCTGCTGTTTGAGAAGTGTGAGCAGTCCACTCAGGGCTCTGACTGCGTGACGTCTGCCAGTTTTAATGTTGACATTGAAAACTTTGTACGCAGTCAGGAGAAAGACGGCAAAGCCTTCTTTAGTGAAGACCCAGACCTTGACAACTTG ATGGTTAAGGCCATCCAGGTGCTGAGGATTCATCTGTTAGAGCTAGAGAAAGTGAGTGACCTGTGCAAGGACTTCTGCAGCCGTTACATTACCTGCCTCAAGACCAAGATGAACAGTGAGACCCTACTTAGTGGAGAGGCAGGCAGCCCGTACTCTCCAGGCCACGACCAC CTGTCCAACCCTTTCTCAAGTGCCCTCAGCCCCCAGGGTGTTGTGGCGTCCTCACATGGTCTTCAACAAGGCAGTGTTACAGTGACAACAGTCAATCCATCACAAATGGTCGCAG GTAATGCAGTATATCAGCCGGTGACAGTAGTCACACCACAGGGACAAGTGGTGACACAAGCCATCTCACCTGGAACCATACACATCCAGAACTCACAG CTCCAGCTTCAGCTCAACCAGGACTTAAGTTTCTTTGGGGGAGATGATAACTCACCTAAAAACAAGCGTGGTGTTCTCCCCAAACAGGCTACCAGTGTCATGCGCTCCTGGCTCTTCCAGCACATTGCG CATCCTTATCCCACTGAGGAAGAGAAAAAGCAGATTGCAACTCAAACAAACCTGACTTTACTCCAGGTCAACAACTG GTTTATTAATGCTCGAAGACGGATCTTGCAGCCAATGCTGGATGTCAACTCAGAGATGGCCAAAAGCAAGAAGAAGACCGCTCCGAGCCGCCCGCTACACCGCTTCTGGTCTGATTCCATCGCCTCGTCTGGAACCCAGCAGCAGCTCATAATGCCAGACG GTAGTATGGTTACAGTGGGGATGAACGTCGATGGCTTCCAGGCGCTTTCATCAGATGGAGCAACTCTCTCCATGCAGCAAGTCATGATGGGAAATCACAGCGAGGATGAATCAGAGGAAAGCGGCAATGAAGATGAGGCTGATTTGTCATCTGCTAACATGCCCGGGTTGGATTTAGATATTAGCGACTAA
- the pknox1.1 gene encoding homeobox protein PKNOX1.1 isoform X2, with product MKLMQIMDQSENDLEQGFANGSTGSSSSPASTEPQTQMDVYKACIYRHPLFPLLALLFEKCEQSTQGSDCVTSASFNVDIENFVRSQEKDGKAFFSEDPDLDNLMVKAIQVLRIHLLELEKVSDLCKDFCSRYITCLKTKMNSETLLSGEAGSPYSPGHDHLSNPFSSALSPQGVVASSHGLQQGSVTVTTVNPSQMVAGNAVYQPVTVVTPQGQVVTQAISPGTIHIQNSQLQLQLNQDLSFFGGDDNSPKNKRGVLPKQATSVMRSWLFQHIAHPYPTEEEKKQIATQTNLTLLQVNNWFINARRRILQPMLDVNSEMAKSKKKTAPSRPLHRFWSDSIASSGTQQQLIMPDGSMVTVGMNVDGFQALSSDGATLSMQQVMMGNHSEDESEESGNEDEADLSSANMPGLDLDISD from the exons ATGAAGTTG ATGCAGATCATGGATCAGTCAGAGAATGACCTTGAACAGGGTTTTGCCAATGGAAGCACAGGAAGCTCCAGTAGCCCGGCGTCCACTGAACCACAAACACAAATGGATGTCTACAAAGCCTGTATATACAG ACATCCCCTCTTCCCTCTCTTGGCCCTGCTGTTTGAGAAGTGTGAGCAGTCCACTCAGGGCTCTGACTGCGTGACGTCTGCCAGTTTTAATGTTGACATTGAAAACTTTGTACGCAGTCAGGAGAAAGACGGCAAAGCCTTCTTTAGTGAAGACCCAGACCTTGACAACTTG ATGGTTAAGGCCATCCAGGTGCTGAGGATTCATCTGTTAGAGCTAGAGAAAGTGAGTGACCTGTGCAAGGACTTCTGCAGCCGTTACATTACCTGCCTCAAGACCAAGATGAACAGTGAGACCCTACTTAGTGGAGAGGCAGGCAGCCCGTACTCTCCAGGCCACGACCAC CTGTCCAACCCTTTCTCAAGTGCCCTCAGCCCCCAGGGTGTTGTGGCGTCCTCACATGGTCTTCAACAAGGCAGTGTTACAGTGACAACAGTCAATCCATCACAAATGGTCGCAG GTAATGCAGTATATCAGCCGGTGACAGTAGTCACACCACAGGGACAAGTGGTGACACAAGCCATCTCACCTGGAACCATACACATCCAGAACTCACAG CTCCAGCTTCAGCTCAACCAGGACTTAAGTTTCTTTGGGGGAGATGATAACTCACCTAAAAACAAGCGTGGTGTTCTCCCCAAACAGGCTACCAGTGTCATGCGCTCCTGGCTCTTCCAGCACATTGCG CATCCTTATCCCACTGAGGAAGAGAAAAAGCAGATTGCAACTCAAACAAACCTGACTTTACTCCAGGTCAACAACTG GTTTATTAATGCTCGAAGACGGATCTTGCAGCCAATGCTGGATGTCAACTCAGAGATGGCCAAAAGCAAGAAGAAGACCGCTCCGAGCCGCCCGCTACACCGCTTCTGGTCTGATTCCATCGCCTCGTCTGGAACCCAGCAGCAGCTCATAATGCCAGACG GTAGTATGGTTACAGTGGGGATGAACGTCGATGGCTTCCAGGCGCTTTCATCAGATGGAGCAACTCTCTCCATGCAGCAAGTCATGATGGGAAATCACAGCGAGGATGAATCAGAGGAAAGCGGCAATGAAGATGAGGCTGATTTGTCATCTGCTAACATGCCCGGGTTGGATTTAGATATTAGCGACTAA